In Silene latifolia isolate original U9 population chromosome X, ASM4854445v1, whole genome shotgun sequence, the following proteins share a genomic window:
- the LOC141620124 gene encoding uncharacterized protein LOC141620124 — MPIPNDDMKENTVKAYPIQVPFLRRLLPHRGFLDIIWVFNVGEHYNELMAQVPSYAKFIKQTLYCERDASVIDTVAMTEECSALLQTGTPSKLSDPGSFSIPCHIGTQLIDNALCDLGASVNVLPLSLATRLGLTKFKRTSITVQMADRSLSRPKGVLDDVPVRIGKFFILVYFVVLDIPEDRHIPIILGRPFLRTAGAIIDVGAKTLTFQVGGEDLVFTKSNACREPMRVMSYDATDKECRRGS, encoded by the coding sequence TCCTATTCAAGTTCCTTTTCTACGAAGGTTGTTGCCGCACCGCGGATTCCTGGATATTATATGGGTTTTTAACGTCGGTGAGCATTATAACGAGCTTAtggcccaggtaccctcttatgctAAATTTATTAAGCAGACTTTATATTGTGAGAGGGATGCTAGTGTTATTGACACTGTAGCTATGACTGAAGAGTGCAGTGCACTTCTTCAGACTGGGACCCCTTCTAAGttgtctgacccaggtagtttttccataccatgtcatatagggacccaATTAATcgacaatgctttatgtgaccttggtgCTAGTGTCAATGTGttacctttgtctcttgctaCGAGATTAGGTTTGACTAAGTTTAAGCGTACTAGCATTACTGTACAAATGGCCGACCGTTCTTTATCACGGCCTAAAGGAGTTCTGGATGATGTACCTGTCAGGATAGGAAAATTCTTTATTCTCgtttattttgttgttttagATATACCCGAAGACCGTcacattcccattattttgggaagaccattcttGCGCACTGCTGGTGCAATTATAGATGTCGGGGCTAagacacttacctttcaggtagGAGGAGAGGATTTGGTTTTTACTAAGTCTAATGCATGTAGGGAACCCATGCGAGTCATGTCTTATGATGCTACTGATAAAGAGTGTCGTCGGGGCtcttaa